Proteins encoded within one genomic window of Borrelia parkeri:
- the mgtE gene encoding magnesium transporter has product MIDVVFLRTLLEEKKYSDIKEELLKYDAFDISEALKKLNGSDLILLYRFLPKKVAVEAFSNFDQGTKNKLANSFTNREIREMVDELNLDDVIDLLEEVPANVVQRFLASSTEENREIINKFLSYSDDSAGSIVTIEYIELKDYFCVGEALDYIRKVAKTKEDIYTYYITDEEKRLKGVIKIEDLMLSGDDVIISAIMRSSGFYIVKVSDEKEDVALLFQNHDISSVPVVDNEGRMIGVIIIDDILEVIQNLNTEDFQIMAAVTPLGKSYLDTSIFDMTKNRIIWLLILMISSTLTATIITNYQHLVLSLVILTSFIPLLMDTSGNAGSQASALIIRELALGTLKVKDFFKVLLKEVCVSILVGSILAGINFLRIVFFVIPEHNEKFKIAFVVSACLMIGLMVAKILGGLLPILAKFIKIDPALMAGPLITTIADVVTLIAYFNIARLVLTNYF; this is encoded by the coding sequence ATGATAGATGTTGTATTTTTAAGAACCTTGCTTGAAGAGAAGAAATATTCTGACATAAAGGAAGAGCTTTTAAAATACGATGCTTTTGATATTAGTGAAGCTTTAAAAAAACTTAATGGTTCTGATTTAATTTTACTTTATAGATTCCTACCCAAAAAAGTTGCTGTTGAAGCTTTTTCTAATTTTGATCAAGGCACAAAAAATAAATTGGCTAATTCCTTTACAAACAGAGAAATAAGAGAGATGGTAGATGAATTAAATCTTGATGATGTTATTGATCTCTTAGAAGAAGTTCCAGCAAATGTTGTGCAAAGATTTTTAGCAAGTTCTACTGAGGAGAATAGGGAAATTATTAATAAATTCTTGTCTTACAGTGATGACTCTGCTGGTTCAATTGTGACGATAGAATATATTGAGCTTAAAGATTATTTTTGTGTTGGAGAAGCTCTTGATTATATTAGAAAGGTTGCAAAAACGAAGGAAGACATTTATACCTATTATATTACAGATGAAGAAAAACGGTTAAAAGGTGTCATTAAAATTGAAGATTTGATGTTATCTGGTGATGATGTTATTATTTCTGCAATAATGAGGAGTAGCGGATTTTATATTGTGAAAGTTAGTGATGAAAAGGAAGATGTTGCTCTTCTTTTTCAGAATCATGATATCTCAAGTGTTCCTGTTGTTGATAATGAAGGGCGAATGATAGGAGTTATTATTATTGATGATATTCTTGAAGTTATTCAGAATTTGAATACTGAAGATTTCCAGATAATGGCAGCAGTTACTCCTTTAGGTAAGTCTTATCTTGATACTTCTATTTTTGATATGACAAAAAATAGAATAATCTGGCTTTTGATTCTTATGATATCTTCTACCTTAACCGCCACTATAATCACTAATTATCAGCATTTGGTTTTATCTTTGGTTATTTTAACTAGCTTTATTCCACTTTTAATGGATACTTCGGGTAATGCTGGTTCTCAGGCATCTGCATTGATTATTCGTGAACTTGCTCTTGGAACTCTTAAGGTAAAGGATTTTTTTAAGGTGCTACTTAAGGAAGTATGTGTTAGTATTCTAGTTGGTTCAATTCTTGCTGGTATTAATTTTTTAAGAATTGTATTTTTTGTAATTCCTGAGCATAATGAGAAATTCAAAATAGCTTTTGTTGTTTCTGCATGTTTAATGATAGGGTTGATGGTAGCAAAAATATTGGGAGGTCTTTTACCCATTTTAGCCAAGTTTATAAAAATAGATCCAGCTTTAATGGCTGGACCTTTAATTACTACTATTGCTGATGTTGTTACCTTAATTGCTTATTTTAATATAGCAAGATTAGTATTAACCAATTATTTTTAA
- a CDS encoding MGH1-like glycoside hydrolase domain-containing protein has protein sequence MNKSVFPKIYYYDQDFIDIYNKSLSWIRDKIVFPQALERGRKDKNYYSENLEFIDQLQACLSSFFLVYSNGEYSPTSTIDKFYELQEASGAIRARYDRNNNIVHIEGNDDGIGLPIFAWVEYNLYHKTGNKKRICDVLPVLDKYYKWIEKKFLKENGLYSIDMNRIFYKNSPRKDAYYPIDFNSFQVHSAYCIAKLADILNDKNLSLEYKKRFFSLKAKINSLMWDEKDGFYYDLDINENIVRCKTIVGFLPLLSEIPSEDRIERMIFYLKSHEHFGTPNPFPTLSANDPSFNLDGNGYYGSVYTYMNFFVIKGLEYCRRSNIAREFTIRHLYYILDTLLPDGKVKGHVWEAYKPMKDGPAYLDVEKKVFPEKDVICYLALFSISLMIENIIGLTISLPDKTVYWNIPALEVMGIESLSLKKNQTTIICNKGKRGWEIKMESEKLYYFTINILNKKEKTLPIPSGRCSMLLDKL, from the coding sequence TTGAATAAGAGTGTGTTTCCCAAAATTTACTATTACGATCAGGATTTTATTGATATTTATAATAAGAGTCTTTCTTGGATTCGAGACAAAATTGTTTTTCCTCAAGCTTTGGAGAGGGGTAGAAAGGATAAAAACTATTATTCTGAAAACCTTGAGTTTATAGATCAACTTCAAGCTTGTCTTTCGAGCTTCTTTCTTGTTTATAGTAATGGGGAATATTCTCCCACATCTACTATTGATAAATTTTATGAGCTTCAAGAGGCATCTGGTGCAATTAGAGCTCGTTATGACCGCAATAATAATATTGTTCATATAGAAGGAAATGATGATGGTATTGGCTTGCCCATTTTTGCTTGGGTTGAATACAATTTATATCATAAAACAGGGAATAAGAAACGTATCTGTGATGTTTTACCAGTTCTTGATAAGTATTATAAGTGGATAGAGAAAAAGTTTTTAAAAGAAAATGGCCTTTATTCAATTGATATGAATAGGATTTTTTATAAAAATTCTCCCAGAAAGGATGCTTATTACCCGATAGATTTTAATTCATTTCAGGTACACAGTGCATATTGTATTGCAAAATTGGCAGACATATTAAATGATAAAAATTTATCCCTCGAGTATAAAAAAAGATTTTTTTCTCTTAAGGCTAAAATTAATTCATTGATGTGGGATGAAAAAGATGGTTTTTATTATGATCTTGATATTAACGAAAATATTGTTAGGTGTAAGACAATAGTAGGATTTTTACCACTGCTCTCTGAAATTCCAAGTGAAGATAGAATAGAGAGAATGATTTTTTATTTAAAAAGTCATGAACACTTTGGAACTCCAAATCCTTTTCCTACTCTTTCAGCTAATGATCCTAGCTTTAATTTAGATGGAAATGGATATTATGGTTCTGTTTATACTTATATGAATTTTTTTGTTATTAAAGGACTTGAATATTGTAGACGTTCAAATATTGCAAGAGAATTTACCATAAGACATCTTTATTATATATTAGATACTCTATTGCCTGATGGCAAAGTTAAGGGACATGTTTGGGAGGCTTATAAGCCAATGAAAGATGGACCTGCATATTTAGATGTTGAGAAAAAGGTTTTTCCAGAAAAAGATGTTATTTGTTATCTTGCACTTTTTAGTATTAGCCTGATGATAGAAAATATTATTGGACTTACAATTAGTCTGCCCGATAAAACAGTCTATTGGAATATTCCTGCTCTTGAGGTTATGGGAATAGAGAGTTTATCACTTAAAAAAAATCAAACCACAATTATATGTAATAAGGGCAAGAGGGGTTGGGAGATCAAAATGGAGTCTGAAAAACTTTATTACTTTACAATAAATATATTGAATAAAAAAGAAAAGACTCTGCCTATACCTTCAGGTAGATGTTCAATGCTTTTAGATAAGCTTTAA
- a CDS encoding BMP family ABC transporter substrate-binding protein yields MKNLFLILCILCCSCSNSKVNSNLTKIAVLVDGVFDDKTFNKSAWDGAKKVEKEFGLEIVMKESNSNSYLADLESLKNNGSNFIWLIGYKLSDSAIIVALKNPEIKYVIIDPVYDSNLVIPENLSAITFRNEEGAFLVGYIAAKISKTGKIGFLGGVDNVIVNAFRYGYEAGAMYANRNINIDNKYIGSFVNIDTGKSMANEMYADKVDIIYHVAGLAGLGVIEAARNFGDEFYVIGVDQDQSHLAPESVITSSIKGIGRILNIIISNYLKINAFEGGRILNYGLREGFLAFVKNPKMISFKLEKELDDISEKIINRKIVVPNNESTYNKFLKEFIN; encoded by the coding sequence GTGAAGAATTTATTTTTAATTTTATGTATTTTGTGTTGTTCATGTTCTAATTCTAAAGTGAATAGTAATCTTACTAAGATTGCCGTTTTGGTTGATGGAGTCTTTGATGATAAGACTTTTAATAAGAGTGCTTGGGATGGTGCTAAGAAAGTAGAAAAAGAATTTGGATTGGAAATAGTTATGAAGGAATCTAATTCAAATTCTTATTTAGCCGATCTTGAGTCATTAAAGAATAATGGCTCAAATTTTATCTGGTTAATTGGATATAAGCTTAGTGATTCTGCTATTATTGTTGCTTTAAAAAATCCAGAGATTAAATATGTAATTATTGATCCTGTTTATGATAGTAATTTGGTCATCCCTGAAAATTTGTCAGCCATAACTTTTAGAAATGAAGAAGGAGCATTTTTGGTAGGTTATATTGCAGCTAAGATATCTAAGACGGGTAAGATTGGATTTTTAGGTGGAGTTGATAATGTAATTGTTAATGCATTTAGGTATGGATATGAAGCTGGTGCTATGTATGCAAATAGGAACATCAATATTGATAATAAGTATATTGGCAGTTTCGTTAATATTGATACTGGAAAGAGTATGGCAAATGAGATGTATGCAGATAAAGTAGACATTATTTATCATGTTGCGGGTTTAGCTGGACTTGGAGTTATTGAGGCTGCTCGCAACTTTGGAGATGAGTTTTATGTTATTGGAGTTGATCAGGATCAGTCACATCTTGCACCTGAGAGTGTAATTACATCTTCAATAAAAGGTATTGGACGAATTTTGAATATTATAATTTCTAATTACTTAAAAATTAATGCTTTTGAAGGGGGCCGTATATTAAATTATGGATTAAGGGAGGGATTTTTAGCTTTTGTTAAAAATCCTAAGATGATTTCTTTCAAGCTTGAAAAGGAATTAGATGATATTTCTGAAAAGATAATTAACAGGAAGATTGTTGTTCCAAATAATGAGAGTACTTATAATAAATTCCTGAAAGAATTTATTAATTAG
- a CDS encoding BMP family ABC transporter substrate-binding protein — translation MPKNLYFIILFVLLFVSCFSSEESSSFVDRQIIMGIMFPGNFDDKGYFQNAFEGTIEIRKEFETKVIPKVLTPYPVEGKRLMTVSEALEEDVYTLQKDGANFIWFISAHFSDSALRLAHENTNIYYGIIDPFGYDDNILIPKNFLAINFRAEEGAFLAGYLAAKMSKSNRIGFMTGINLKYVERFLVGFRAGAFYAEPKTRMIVKRVLDEFSEYSGKSVAEHMYIEDGVDVIFPVMGLAALGVFSAAKNLGAGHYVIGINKDQSHLAPGHVITSVLKDVGKSIYKFSLDPIKKHKFNGGRLIEEGVKEGVIDIVKDPNIIGNNLFDTIKKIQDEIVNGKLIIPSTEHEFDLFKARL, via the coding sequence GTGCCAAAAAATTTATATTTTATAATTTTATTTGTTTTATTGTTTGTATCTTGTTTTTCTTCAGAAGAGTCTTCTTCTTTTGTTGATAGACAAATTATTATGGGAATCATGTTTCCAGGTAATTTTGATGATAAAGGATATTTCCAAAATGCTTTTGAGGGTACTATTGAAATAAGAAAAGAATTTGAAACTAAGGTTATTCCAAAAGTTTTAACACCTTATCCTGTTGAAGGCAAAAGGTTAATGACTGTTAGTGAAGCATTAGAAGAAGATGTTTACACATTGCAAAAGGATGGTGCCAATTTTATTTGGTTTATTAGTGCTCATTTTTCAGATTCTGCCTTAAGACTTGCTCATGAAAATACTAATATTTATTATGGAATTATAGATCCTTTTGGTTATGATGATAATATTTTAATTCCTAAGAATTTTTTAGCTATTAATTTTAGAGCTGAAGAAGGAGCATTTTTAGCTGGTTATCTTGCTGCTAAGATGAGTAAGAGTAATAGGATTGGATTTATGACTGGTATTAATCTTAAATATGTTGAGAGATTTTTAGTCGGCTTTAGAGCAGGGGCTTTTTACGCAGAACCTAAAACAAGAATGATTGTAAAGAGAGTTTTAGACGAATTTAGCGAATATTCTGGGAAATCTGTTGCCGAGCATATGTATATTGAGGACGGTGTTGATGTTATTTTTCCTGTAATGGGTCTTGCTGCACTTGGTGTTTTTTCTGCTGCAAAGAATCTTGGAGCTGGTCATTACGTAATTGGGATTAATAAAGATCAGTCACACCTTGCACCTGGTCATGTTATTACTTCTGTGCTTAAGGATGTTGGAAAGTCAATATATAAATTTTCATTAGATCCTATAAAAAAACACAAATTTAATGGTGGGAGGCTAATTGAAGAAGGAGTAAAAGAAGGCGTTATAGATATTGTCAAAGATCCTAATATTATTGGCAATAATTTATTTGATACCATTAAAAAGATTCAGGATGAGATAGTTAATGGTAAACTTATTATACCTTCTACTGAACATGAATTTGATTTATTTAAGGCAAGATTATAA
- a CDS encoding BMP family ABC transporter substrate-binding protein, with the protein MNKFIMFIFVVLAFLSCDKKSLISKGKPIISLVAEGTFDDKSFGEDAWNGAKMLEEDFGVEIIGKASSSAAYASDFEDLKDKGSSVIWGVGFRLQEVTEQAATLNKDVNYGIVDVTYEDGIKLSDNLIGLSFKVEEASFLAGYLAAKASKTGKIGFIGGVEGVVINAFRYGYEAGAKYANKDIKLNAQYLGSFVDLSLARTISLKMYKDGTDVIFVAAGLAGLGAIEVSKELGTGYYIVGVDQDQSYLAPDNILTSVVKNVGKAIYEVTKNYLNTNDFDGGKVLKLGLENDFVSIVKHDSIKSDIKVEIEIIEDKIINGDISVPSTLDEYSKFLEIYNLLN; encoded by the coding sequence ATGAATAAATTTATAATGTTCATTTTTGTTGTGTTAGCTTTTTTAAGTTGTGATAAAAAATCGTTGATTTCTAAGGGAAAGCCCATCATTTCTCTGGTAGCTGAAGGAACTTTTGATGACAAATCATTTGGTGAGGATGCTTGGAACGGTGCTAAAATGCTAGAAGAAGATTTTGGAGTTGAGATTATTGGCAAAGCTTCATCAAGTGCTGCTTATGCGAGTGATTTCGAAGATCTTAAAGATAAAGGTTCCAGCGTTATCTGGGGAGTTGGTTTTAGACTTCAAGAAGTTACTGAGCAGGCCGCTACCCTTAATAAAGATGTTAATTATGGAATTGTTGATGTTACTTATGAGGATGGTATAAAATTATCTGATAATTTGATTGGCCTCTCATTTAAAGTTGAAGAGGCTTCTTTTTTAGCTGGATATTTAGCTGCTAAGGCATCTAAAACAGGTAAGATTGGGTTTATAGGTGGAGTGGAAGGTGTAGTTATTAATGCATTCAGATATGGATATGAAGCTGGTGCTAAATATGCAAATAAAGATATTAAGTTAAATGCTCAGTATTTGGGATCATTTGTGGATTTATCTTTAGCTAGGACTATTTCTTTGAAGATGTACAAAGATGGTACAGATGTCATATTTGTAGCAGCAGGTCTTGCAGGTCTTGGTGCTATTGAGGTTTCAAAGGAACTTGGGACTGGATATTATATTGTTGGAGTTGATCAAGATCAGTCATATCTTGCACCTGATAATATTTTAACGTCAGTTGTTAAAAATGTTGGGAAAGCTATTTATGAAGTAACAAAGAATTATTTGAATACGAATGATTTTGATGGTGGGAAAGTATTAAAATTAGGACTTGAAAACGATTTCGTAAGTATTGTTAAGCATGATTCCATCAAGAGTGATATTAAAGTCGAGATTGAAATTATAGAAGATAAAATAATTAATGGCGATATTTCAGTTCCAAGTACTCTTGACGAATATAGTAAGTTTTTAGAGATTTATAATCTATTAAATTGA
- a CDS encoding BMP family lipoprotein — translation MLKKIFLFFFILGCSGSQDQASLSNTISVIVDGTFDDRGFNESSSNAMTQIKEEFKKVNIIRKESKISDYLADIGGLEEGGSSLIWGVSFKFTDTFLQKALENTNVNYGIIEGAYAEGVELPKNLVNVKFRSEEGAFLVGYLAAKASKTGKIGFIGGIEGVVINAFRYGYEAGAKYANKNIEINSQYVGTFTDISLGHLMASKMYASGVDIIFTAAGLSGLGAIEVAKELGSGHYIIGVDQDQSYLAPNNILFSYVKRVDVVMLDLMRSYLEFGKWNGGNSLEFGVKDGALDLVFNKSINSDLIKDYDLISKIKDKIVGNEIKVPKDEKSYGDFVVNL, via the coding sequence ATGTTAAAAAAAATTTTTTTGTTCTTTTTTATTCTTGGTTGTTCAGGTTCACAAGATCAAGCTTCGCTGTCTAATACTATTTCTGTCATTGTCGATGGGACCTTTGATGATAGAGGTTTTAATGAGAGTTCTTCCAATGCAATGACTCAAATTAAAGAAGAGTTTAAAAAAGTTAATATAATTCGAAAAGAATCCAAGATTTCTGATTATTTAGCAGATATTGGTGGATTGGAAGAAGGTGGTTCTAGTTTAATTTGGGGAGTTAGTTTTAAGTTTACAGATACGTTTTTGCAAAAAGCTCTTGAAAATACCAATGTGAATTATGGAATTATTGAAGGTGCTTACGCAGAAGGTGTTGAGTTGCCCAAAAATTTAGTGAATGTAAAATTTAGATCTGAGGAAGGAGCGTTTTTAGTTGGGTATTTGGCCGCTAAGGCATCTAAAACAGGTAAGATTGGGTTTATAGGTGGAATAGAAGGTGTAGTTATTAATGCATTCAGATATGGATATGAAGCTGGTGCTAAATATGCAAATAAGAATATTGAGATAAATTCCCAGTATGTGGGGACTTTCACTGATATCTCTCTTGGCCATTTAATGGCAAGTAAGATGTATGCTTCTGGAGTTGATATTATATTTACAGCAGCAGGCCTCTCAGGTCTTGGCGCTATTGAGGTTGCAAAAGAGCTTGGAAGTGGACATTACATTATTGGAGTTGATCAGGATCAGTCATATCTTGCACCTAATAATATACTTTTTTCATATGTTAAGAGGGTTGATGTGGTTATGTTAGATTTAATGAGATCTTATCTAGAGTTTGGCAAGTGGAATGGTGGAAATAGCTTAGAATTTGGAGTTAAAGATGGAGCACTTGATTTAGTTTTTAATAAATCAATAAATTCAGATTTAATCAAAGATTATGATCTTATTTCAAAAATTAAAGACAAAATAGTTGGTAATGAGATCAAAGTTCCTAAAGACGAAAAATCTTATGGTGACTTTGTTGTTAATCTGTGA
- the rpsG gene encoding 30S ribosomal protein S7, whose amino-acid sequence MSRKSKKIKKKVFKDSKYDSQVIAKFVNRMMYDGKKSISEAIVYNSIDLLAEKTEEVDKVAAFSKALDNVKPLVEVRSRRVGGATYQVPVEVREERREALAMKWIIAAARKASGKSMQEKLGNELVNSYNSTGVAFKKREDTHRMAEANRAFTHYRW is encoded by the coding sequence ATGTCAAGAAAGAGTAAAAAAATTAAAAAGAAAGTTTTTAAAGATTCTAAGTATGATTCTCAAGTTATTGCTAAATTTGTGAATAGAATGATGTATGATGGAAAAAAATCCATCAGTGAAGCCATAGTTTATAATTCAATTGATCTTCTTGCAGAAAAAACTGAGGAAGTTGATAAGGTTGCTGCCTTTAGTAAGGCATTAGATAATGTTAAACCATTGGTAGAGGTTAGAAGTAGAAGGGTTGGTGGTGCTACTTATCAAGTCCCAGTTGAAGTTAGAGAGGAAAGGCGTGAGGCTTTGGCAATGAAGTGGATTATTGCAGCTGCCAGAAAAGCAAGTGGAAAATCAATGCAAGAAAAATTGGGAAATGAACTTGTTAATTCTTATAATTCAACAGGTGTTGCTTTTAAAAAGAGGGAAGATACTCATAGAATGGCAGAGGCAAATAGAGCCTTCACACATTACAGATGGTAA
- the rpsL gene encoding 30S ribosomal protein S12, protein MPTINQLIRKPRKSQKEKTASPALQNCPQRRGICTRVMTVTPKKPNSALRKVARVRLSNGFEVTAYIPGIGHNLQEHSVVLIRGGRVKDLPGVRYHIIRGAKDTLGVNNRKQGRSKYGTKKPKA, encoded by the coding sequence ATGCCTACAATCAATCAACTAATTAGGAAGCCAAGAAAGAGTCAAAAAGAAAAGACAGCATCTCCTGCGCTTCAAAATTGTCCTCAACGAAGAGGAATTTGTACTCGTGTAATGACGGTTACACCTAAGAAACCTAATTCAGCTTTAAGAAAAGTAGCTCGTGTTAGGCTTTCAAATGGATTTGAAGTAACAGCTTATATTCCAGGGATTGGTCATAATTTACAAGAGCATTCAGTTGTTTTAATTAGAGGTGGACGAGTTAAAGATTTGCCAGGTGTTAGGTACCATATCATCAGAGGAGCTAAGGATACTCTTGGTGTTAATAATCGGAAGCAAGGTCGTTCTAAGTATGGAACTAAGAAACCAAAAGCTTAA